The Rhodobacter sp. 24-YEA-8 genome window below encodes:
- a CDS encoding glutathionylspermidine synthase family protein has protein sequence MQKITLPERPDWRDKAAELGFTFADMHGEPYWDESSAYGFTLGQIEEDLEDPATALHAMCREAAGQIIASEELMERLAIPRAYWDLVADSWRRNEPEIYGRFDLVYDGNGPAKLLEYNADTPTSLYESASFQWTWLEDQLAAGVLREGDDQFNSIHEALVDRFRELFAQGTDLHFTAMGGNPEDYATVETMGWAAREAGLGAHYSDLDKIGLSSDGQFIDAEDRVIGTLFKLYPWEDLLRNDYAAHIAGSGAMLLEPAWKAVLSNKGLLPVLWQMFEGHPNLLPAFFEADISQDLPGAVAGSARGAIPPAVSASLSRAEARLAQGYVRKPLFSREGASVDIYEEGRATETAAARGYDQHPRIIQALHPLPVFDGFRPVIGAWVVGQTAAGIGIREDRSRITQDLSRFKPHFIRD, from the coding sequence ATGCAGAAAATCACCCTGCCAGAGCGGCCAGACTGGCGCGACAAAGCCGCAGAGCTCGGCTTTACCTTTGCCGATATGCATGGCGAGCCCTATTGGGATGAAAGCTCTGCCTATGGCTTTACGCTTGGCCAGATCGAAGAGGATCTGGAAGACCCCGCGACCGCGCTTCATGCCATGTGTCGCGAAGCCGCAGGCCAGATCATCGCCAGCGAAGAGCTGATGGAGCGCCTGGCGATCCCGCGCGCGTATTGGGATCTGGTCGCAGACAGCTGGCGCCGCAATGAGCCAGAGATCTATGGCCGCTTCGATCTGGTCTATGATGGCAACGGCCCGGCGAAACTGCTGGAATATAACGCGGATACGCCGACTTCGCTCTATGAGAGTGCGTCATTCCAGTGGACCTGGCTGGAAGATCAGCTTGCGGCCGGGGTGCTGCGCGAGGGCGATGACCAGTTCAACAGCATCCATGAGGCGCTGGTTGATCGCTTTCGCGAATTATTCGCACAAGGCACGGATCTGCATTTCACCGCCATGGGCGGCAATCCCGAAGATTACGCCACGGTCGAAACCATGGGCTGGGCTGCGCGCGAGGCGGGGCTTGGCGCGCATTACAGCGATCTGGACAAGATCGGCCTTTCGTCTGACGGCCAGTTCATCGATGCCGAGGACCGGGTGATCGGAACGCTGTTCAAGCTCTACCCCTGGGAAGACCTGCTGCGTAACGATTATGCGGCGCATATTGCCGGCTCGGGCGCGATGCTGCTGGAGCCGGCCTGGAAGGCCGTTTTGTCGAATAAGGGCCTGCTTCCGGTCCTGTGGCAGATGTTCGAAGGCCATCCGAACCTGCTGCCCGCGTTTTTCGAGGCGGATATTTCGCAGGATTTGCCCGGGGCCGTAGCCGGATCTGCACGCGGCGCCATTCCGCCCGCTGTCAGTGCCAGCCTCAGTCGCGCCGAGGCGCGGCTCGCCCAGGGCTATGTGCGCAAGCCGCTTTTCTCCCGCGAAGGCGCCTCGGTCGATATCTACGAAGAGGGGCGCGCGACCGAGACCGCAGCGGCGCGCGGCTATGACCAGCATCCGCGCATCATCCAGGCCCTGCACCCGCTGCCGGTCTTTGACGGCTTTCGCCCGGTGATCGGCGCCTGGGTGGTCGGGCAGACCGCTGCGGGCATCGGGATCCGCGAGGATCGCTCCCGCATCACCCAGGACCTGTCGCGGTTCAAACCGCATTTCATTCGCGACTGA
- a CDS encoding DUF1190 domain-containing protein produces the protein MQKSAPVTVPVITATRKRSRHVALAILGAASFALAACTEDEVDAQAFPDLKSCKEAASLGGMFSGADCDAAFAEAEVLHVETAPRYDSLQTCEAEHGAGACGNEQQVQSGGSGSIFMPLMMGYLIGNMLGGQRGAAAAQPLYKTSDGKFANAAGTSAYSSNSGKAKLPASQFTRPPTTVGKPPMTKATAQSRGGFGASSGSSAGG, from the coding sequence ATGCAAAAATCCGCTCCGGTCACAGTTCCGGTCATCACGGCGACCAGAAAACGCTCGCGTCACGTCGCGCTGGCGATCCTCGGGGCGGCGAGCTTCGCGCTTGCCGCCTGTACCGAAGACGAGGTCGATGCCCAGGCCTTCCCGGATCTGAAAAGCTGTAAAGAAGCGGCATCACTGGGCGGCATGTTCTCAGGCGCAGATTGCGACGCCGCTTTCGCCGAGGCCGAGGTGCTGCATGTCGAAACCGCGCCACGCTATGACAGTCTGCAAACCTGTGAGGCAGAGCATGGCGCGGGCGCCTGCGGCAATGAACAACAGGTGCAGTCAGGCGGGTCGGGGTCGATCTTCATGCCGCTGATGATGGGCTATCTGATCGGCAATATGCTGGGCGGTCAGCGTGGCGCCGCGGCGGCGCAGCCGCTTTATAAGACATCGGATGGCAAATTCGCCAATGCGGCGGGAACCTCGGCCTATTCCTCGAATTCCGGCAAGGCAAAGCTCCCGGCGAGCCAGTTCACCCGGCCGCCCACCACGGTTGGAAAGCCGCCGATGACCAAAGCCACCGCGCAGTCTCGTGGCGGTTTCGGGGCCAGCAGTGGCAGCTCTGCCGGCGGCTGA
- a CDS encoding GNAT family N-acetyltransferase, translating into MEIRKARADDAAHLVRFINMAADDLPLHFWRKSVGPDGDPWALGRERAVRATGNFSYSNAWLAETDGAVAACLLGYAAETEPGPIAPDMPPIFVPLLELEALAPGSWYLNVLASYPEFRGKGLGSALLAQAEIIAAAAGHDSISLIAADTHLDALRLYTARGYRQIASRPIIRDDWEVAAQEWRLFTKPVGKG; encoded by the coding sequence ATGGAAATCCGCAAAGCTAGGGCAGATGACGCCGCGCATCTGGTGCGTTTCATCAATATGGCAGCCGATGATCTGCCATTGCATTTCTGGCGCAAATCCGTGGGCCCGGATGGCGACCCCTGGGCGCTCGGGCGGGAACGTGCCGTGCGTGCGACCGGGAATTTCTCTTATTCCAACGCCTGGCTCGCCGAGACTGACGGTGCCGTCGCGGCCTGCCTGCTGGGCTATGCGGCCGAGACCGAACCCGGCCCGATTGCCCCCGATATGCCGCCGATCTTTGTGCCGCTGCTGGAACTTGAGGCGCTGGCTCCCGGCTCCTGGTATCTGAATGTGCTGGCCTCTTATCCCGAATTTCGCGGCAAAGGTCTTGGCAGCGCCTTGCTGGCACAGGCCGAGATCATTGCGGCGGCGGCAGGTCATGACAGCATCAGCCTTATCGCCGCCGACACGCATCTGGACGCGCTGCGCCTCTATACAGCCAGGGGCTACCGCCAGATCGCCAGCCGCCCCATTATCCGGGATGACTGGGAAGTCGCTGCGCAAGAATGGCGTCTTTTCACGAAACCGGTCGGCAAGGGCTGA
- a CDS encoding cupin domain-containing protein produces the protein MSITVFRFPAPGPEPITNDLEGWVKVEGNPTMRYWIQHTSLDGNVISGTWEATTGTWHASYQFYEFVHLIEGRITITPDGGTPVTVGPGDGFAVEATFKGTWTVEEPVRKHFAIRLK, from the coding sequence ATGAGCATCACGGTATTCCGCTTCCCCGCGCCCGGACCCGAGCCCATCACCAACGATCTGGAGGGCTGGGTCAAGGTCGAGGGTAATCCGACCATGCGCTATTGGATCCAGCACACCTCGCTGGACGGCAATGTGATCTCGGGCACCTGGGAGGCAACGACCGGAACCTGGCATGCAAGCTACCAGTTCTATGAATTCGTTCACCTGATTGAAGGCCGCATCACCATCACCCCTGATGGCGGTACCCCTGTCACGGTCGGGCCGGGTGATGGTTTCGCGGTGGAGGCGACGTTCAAAGGCACATGGACCGTCGAAGAGCCGGTGCGCAAACATTTCGCCATCCGGCTGAAGTAA
- the glpK gene encoding glycerol kinase GlpK, with product MTHILAIDQGTTSSRAILFDRNLKPVAQTQEEFPQHYPQPGWVEHDPADLWATIAAAMRAVIERAGILASDIAAIGITNQRETTLLWDRATGQPLHNAIVWQDRRTAQICDALREAGHEAMITAKTGLLLDPYFSGTKLKYLLDTIPGARARAEKGDLAFGTVDSWLIWNLTRGRVHATDATNAARTMLFNIVENRWDAEILALLDIPASLLPEVKDCAADFGMTRADLLGREIPILGVAGDQQAATVGQACFQPGMMKSTYGTGCFALLNTGAQMVPSKNRLLTTIAYRLKGETTYALEGSIFIAGAVVQWLRDGLQIIRAASETQALSEAADPAQEVILVPAFTGLGAPYWRPDCRGAIYGLTRNSGPAEFARAALQSVGYQTRDLLEAMRADWGTDADGVLRVDGGMSASEGAMQFLSDILGAPVDRPEVTETTALGAAYLAGFQAGLLPAPEDFAKSWALEKRFTPRMEPGLRDQKYAAWKKAVAATMAAA from the coding sequence ATGACCCATATTCTTGCCATTGATCAGGGCACGACCTCATCGAGAGCCATTCTTTTTGACCGGAACCTGAAGCCCGTCGCCCAGACGCAGGAAGAATTTCCCCAGCATTATCCGCAGCCTGGCTGGGTGGAACATGATCCGGCCGATCTCTGGGCGACCATCGCTGCCGCGATGCGCGCCGTTATCGAGCGCGCAGGTATCCTGGCCAGCGACATCGCCGCCATCGGCATCACCAATCAGCGCGAGACCACCCTTTTATGGGACCGTGCGACCGGCCAGCCGCTGCACAATGCCATCGTCTGGCAGGACCGCCGCACAGCGCAGATCTGCGACGCGTTGCGTGAGGCAGGGCACGAGGCCATGATCACGGCGAAAACCGGCCTGTTGCTGGATCCCTATTTCTCGGGAACCAAGCTGAAATATCTGCTCGATACGATTCCGGGCGCCCGGGCGCGGGCGGAAAAAGGCGACCTGGCCTTTGGCACCGTCGACAGCTGGCTGATCTGGAACCTGACCCGCGGGCGCGTCCATGCGACGGATGCCACCAATGCCGCCCGCACCATGCTGTTCAATATCGTGGAAAACCGCTGGGATGCAGAGATCCTGGCACTGCTTGATATTCCGGCCTCCCTGCTTCCCGAGGTAAAGGATTGCGCCGCGGATTTTGGCATGACCCGTGCGGATCTGTTGGGGCGTGAGATCCCCATCCTTGGTGTGGCAGGGGATCAGCAGGCAGCCACAGTCGGTCAGGCCTGTTTCCAGCCCGGTATGATGAAATCGACCTATGGCACCGGCTGCTTCGCGCTTCTCAACACCGGGGCGCAGATGGTGCCTTCGAAGAACCGGCTCCTGACAACCATCGCCTACCGGCTGAAGGGCGAGACCACCTATGCGCTGGAGGGCTCGATTTTCATCGCGGGGGCGGTGGTACAGTGGCTGCGTGATGGCTTGCAGATCATCCGCGCCGCTTCCGAGACGCAGGCTCTTTCAGAGGCCGCCGATCCGGCGCAGGAGGTTATCCTGGTACCCGCTTTCACTGGGCTTGGCGCGCCTTACTGGCGGCCCGATTGCCGGGGCGCGATTTACGGGCTGACCCGCAATTCCGGCCCCGCCGAATTCGCCCGCGCCGCCCTGCAAAGCGTCGGCTATCAGACGCGCGACCTGCTGGAGGCGATGCGTGCCGACTGGGGGACCGATGCGGATGGCGTTTTGCGCGTTGATGGCGGCATGTCGGCAAGCGAGGGCGCAATGCAGTTTCTCTCGGATATCCTCGGCGCCCCTGTCGACCGCCCCGAAGTGACAGAAACCACGGCGCTCGGCGCGGCCTACCTTGCCGGTTTCCAGGCCGGGCTCTTGCCTGCGCCGGAAGATTTCGCGAAAAGCTGGGCGCTGGAAAAGCGTTTCACCCCCCGAATGGAGCCCGGCTTGCGCGATCAGAAATATGCCGCCTGGAAAAAAGCCGTGGCCGCCACAATGGCTGCGGCATGA